One Herbaspirillum rubrisubalbicans genomic window carries:
- a CDS encoding EAL domain-containing protein, which produces MNKNTNSLGLYIAFAMLLALSLPVVVALTVLNGTREKQISREMQELVDEKSESLQHSLVLPVWSLDQAHMRALLQGAMLDSQVVAVEIRDPEEKIIIRQEEPLRRSGNLITRSVPLVMPQQERKLSLGSVQVVMSDAQLQQKLAADKRFQTLVLLAQAVVSLLIIGLLVYRRILAPISKLTQATERIQHGHFDTRIVLPQHDEIGVLACHMDAMQTSLKALFDEQAAILRNIPAGVLFVRDGRIAFANGAAQTMLGWPTDQLEALPCAQIFQDPLQQAVYVTNKLVREQGAAGEIVLLKRGDGHSFPAELHCAMIDGASPGGQIWVIIDVSERLEAENRIDRLAFYDPVTELPNKKLFLDRLRRSLVRQQSQGSPIAVFYLEIHRADLSHGLVKADDADHLSKECARRLGACVSVDQTLARLDGEHFALGCEIRSEALADGIRFCEALARRLTAALAEPQGVAVSFPYSLNIGINILRGQVQSAEEALMQAKLAMVQSLAAGRNAFRFFDPAMQALASQRSALEVELREAVAQGQFVVYYQPQVTYEGQVVGAEALVRWMHPSKGMVAPAQFIAVAEQLGLMEEIGHLVLEVICCDLESWQRAGLAQDLVVAVNVSAQEFKVDHFVARFHETIRHHRLHSKAVKVELTESMMIENIDEVIEKMNDLKSHAVSISLDDFGTGYSSLSYLGRFPIDQIKIDQSFVRQIQTDAATASIIRSIIMLGQSLGLSIIAEGVETQEQRDLLHAQGCTLYQGFWYGRPMPGEQFAALLQTPLPAS; this is translated from the coding sequence ATGAACAAGAACACCAACAGCCTCGGCCTCTACATCGCTTTTGCCATGCTGCTGGCCTTGAGCCTGCCGGTGGTGGTAGCGCTGACGGTGCTCAATGGCACGCGCGAAAAGCAGATCAGTCGCGAGATGCAAGAACTGGTCGATGAAAAATCCGAGAGTCTGCAACACAGCCTGGTACTGCCGGTGTGGAGCCTGGACCAGGCGCACATGCGCGCCCTGCTGCAAGGGGCCATGCTCGATAGTCAGGTGGTGGCGGTGGAAATCCGTGATCCAGAGGAGAAGATCATCATCCGTCAGGAAGAGCCGCTGCGCAGGTCCGGTAATCTCATCACGCGCAGCGTGCCGTTGGTGATGCCGCAGCAGGAGCGCAAGCTCAGTCTCGGTAGCGTGCAGGTGGTGATGTCGGATGCCCAGTTGCAGCAGAAGCTGGCGGCCGACAAGCGCTTCCAGACCCTGGTGCTGCTGGCGCAGGCGGTGGTGTCGCTGCTCATCATCGGGCTCTTGGTCTATCGTCGCATCCTGGCGCCGATCAGCAAATTGACCCAGGCGACCGAACGCATCCAGCATGGCCATTTCGATACCCGCATCGTGCTGCCGCAACATGATGAGATCGGGGTACTGGCGTGCCACATGGATGCCATGCAGACCAGCCTCAAGGCGCTCTTCGATGAGCAGGCGGCGATCCTGCGCAATATCCCGGCCGGCGTGCTGTTCGTGCGCGATGGGCGGATCGCCTTTGCCAATGGCGCGGCGCAGACCATGTTGGGTTGGCCGACGGACCAGCTGGAGGCGCTGCCTTGTGCACAGATTTTTCAGGATCCGTTGCAGCAGGCGGTCTATGTCACCAACAAGCTGGTGCGTGAGCAGGGTGCGGCCGGCGAGATCGTCTTGCTCAAGCGCGGTGACGGTCACAGCTTCCCGGCGGAATTGCATTGCGCGATGATCGATGGCGCCAGCCCGGGAGGACAGATCTGGGTCATCATCGATGTCTCCGAGCGGCTGGAGGCGGAAAACCGGATCGACCGTCTGGCCTTCTATGACCCGGTGACCGAGCTGCCCAACAAGAAGCTGTTCCTGGACCGCTTGCGGCGCAGTCTGGTGCGGCAACAGTCGCAGGGCTCACCGATCGCGGTGTTCTACCTGGAGATCCACCGTGCCGACCTTTCCCATGGGCTGGTCAAAGCCGATGATGCCGACCATCTCAGCAAGGAATGTGCGCGCCGCCTGGGGGCTTGCGTGAGTGTCGACCAGACCCTGGCGCGTCTGGATGGCGAGCACTTTGCGCTGGGCTGCGAGATCCGCAGTGAGGCGCTGGCCGACGGCATCCGCTTCTGCGAGGCGCTGGCTCGCCGGCTCACCGCAGCACTGGCCGAACCGCAAGGGGTGGCGGTGAGCTTCCCGTATTCGCTCAATATCGGTATCAACATCCTGCGCGGCCAAGTGCAATCGGCCGAGGAAGCCTTGATGCAGGCCAAGCTGGCCATGGTGCAGTCACTGGCGGCCGGGCGCAATGCCTTCCGTTTCTTCGACCCGGCCATGCAGGCCCTGGCCAGCCAGCGCAGCGCGCTGGAAGTGGAGCTGCGCGAAGCGGTGGCGCAGGGGCAGTTCGTGGTCTACTACCAGCCGCAGGTGACCTACGAAGGCCAGGTGGTGGGCGCCGAGGCGCTGGTGCGCTGGATGCATCCGAGCAAGGGCATGGTCGCGCCCGCGCAATTCATTGCGGTGGCCGAACAGCTGGGGTTGATGGAAGAGATCGGTCACCTGGTGCTGGAGGTCATCTGCTGCGACCTGGAAAGCTGGCAGCGGGCAGGATTGGCGCAGGACCTGGTGGTGGCGGTCAACGTGTCGGCGCAGGAATTCAAGGTCGATCATTTCGTGGCGCGCTTCCACGAGACCATCCGTCACCATCGCCTCCATTCGAAGGCGGTGAAGGTAGAGCTGACCGAGAGCATGATGATTGAAAATATCGATGAGGTCATCGAAAAAATGAATGACCTGAAGTCTCATGCGGTGTCGATTTCGCTGGACGATTTCGGCACCGGGTATTCGTCGCTGTCCTATCTGGGGCGTTTCCCGATCGATCAGATCAAGATCGACCAGAGCTTCGTGCGTCAGATTCAGACCGATGCTGCCACGGCCAGCATCATCCGTAGCATCATCATGCTGGGCCAGAGCCTGGGCTTGTCCATCATTGCCGAAGGGGTGGAAACCCAGGAGCAGCGCGACCTGCTCCATGCGCAGGGTTGCACGCTGTACCAGGGTTTCTGGTATGGCAGGCCGATGCCGGGCGAGCAGTTCGCAGCGCTGTTGCAGACGCCGCTACCTGCATCTTGA
- a CDS encoding DUF4148 domain-containing protein codes for MKTSHLIIATLATAFSVSAFAQSTVTTEAARDQANLNAHNNYPVVKFQSSKTRADVLAELQAARLGEPMQNSGAKPSVSDNSTQGQALDSSLYNGA; via the coding sequence ATGAAAACCTCGCATCTCATCATCGCCACCCTGGCCACCGCATTCTCCGTCTCGGCCTTCGCCCAATCCACCGTCACCACCGAGGCCGCGCGTGACCAGGCCAACCTGAACGCTCACAACAACTATCCCGTCGTCAAATTCCAGAGCAGCAAGACCCGCGCCGATGTCCTGGCCGAACTGCAAGCCGCGCGCCTGGGCGAGCCGATGCAGAACAGCGGCGCCAAGCCATCCGTGAGCGACAACAGCACCCAAGGCCAGGCCTTGGATTCCTCGCTCTACAACGGCGCGTAA
- a CDS encoding heavy metal response regulator transcription factor: protein MHILLVEDEPKSGDYLRRGLTEAGFVVDWVQTGVDGLHNARTLDYKLIILDVMLPGMNGWDILRELRRTHDTPVLFLTARDEVEDRVKGLELGADDYLVKPFAFTELLARVRTLLRRGPSREADVIEYDDVVVDVVRRKVSRAGQRIDLTAKEFALLYMLIRRPGEVLSRPQIASQVWDMNFDSDTNVVDVAVRRLRAKLDEGFDQKLLHTVWGMGYVFEVRR from the coding sequence ATGCATATCCTGTTGGTAGAAGATGAACCGAAATCTGGCGACTACCTGCGGCGCGGCCTGACCGAGGCCGGTTTCGTGGTGGATTGGGTGCAGACCGGCGTGGATGGCCTGCACAACGCGCGCACGCTGGACTACAAGCTCATCATCCTGGATGTGATGCTGCCCGGTATGAATGGCTGGGACATCCTGCGCGAACTGCGCCGCACGCACGACACGCCGGTGCTGTTCCTGACCGCGCGCGACGAAGTGGAAGACCGCGTCAAGGGCCTGGAGCTGGGCGCCGACGATTACCTGGTCAAGCCCTTCGCTTTTACCGAATTGCTGGCGCGTGTGCGCACCCTGCTGCGGCGTGGCCCCAGCCGCGAGGCCGATGTGATCGAATATGACGATGTGGTGGTCGATGTGGTGCGACGCAAGGTCAGCCGCGCCGGTCAGCGCATCGATCTGACCGCCAAGGAATTTGCGTTGTTGTACATGTTGATCCGTCGCCCGGGTGAAGTTTTGTCACGCCCCCAGATTGCCTCGCAAGTGTGGGATATGAACTTTGACAGCGATACCAACGTAGTGGATGTGGCTGTGCGGCGTCTGCGTGCCAAGCTGGATGAAGGTTTCGACCAGAAACTGCTGCATACCGTGTGGGGCATGGGCTACGTCTTCGAGGTCAGGCGGTGA
- a CDS encoding heavy metal sensor histidine kinase: protein MSRTPASMSLRLVVLFGLLALALFTAVGSYLSHSLHVQLERRDDEELAGKCRSINHLVEHAASLEDILARRHLMLDTLSGHDQMLVRIARADGSTLMESHDPARSAPDLDLSAINVRSWDRIEALRVGELRARYIASMPATRSGEKTIVLVVRTASDRMLLLADYRADVWWAAGIGTLLATLLSYFLVRSGLSPLRMMAAQTRAISAHKLDTRLDLQAAPRELHEIVQSFNEMLDRLHRSFQQLSQFSADLAHDVRTPLNNLMVQTQVALGKPRGIDEYQALLSSNIEEYERLSRMMESMLFLARADNAHVVLQLQELDVAEELSRIAEYFEGIAEEAQVRIAVSGAGHLRADTMLLRRAVGNLVANAIRYTPADGVITLQASLTEGATIIEVANPGPGIPPDQVERIFDRFYRADPSRSSAGGSSGLGLAIVRTIMALHGGQASVHSEPGRQTVFVLRFPTAQASLSG from the coding sequence GTGAGCCGTACGCCGGCGTCGATGAGCCTGCGGCTGGTGGTGCTGTTCGGGCTGCTGGCGCTGGCGCTCTTTACTGCCGTGGGCAGTTATCTTTCGCATTCGCTGCATGTGCAACTGGAGCGGCGCGATGATGAAGAACTGGCCGGCAAGTGCCGCTCCATCAATCACCTGGTGGAACATGCCGCGTCGCTGGAGGATATCCTGGCGCGCCGCCACCTGATGCTCGACACCCTCTCCGGCCACGACCAGATGCTGGTGCGCATCGCCCGCGCCGATGGCAGCACCCTGATGGAAAGCCACGACCCGGCGCGCAGTGCCCCGGACCTGGATCTGTCGGCGATCAACGTCCGCAGCTGGGACCGCATCGAAGCGCTGCGCGTGGGCGAGCTGCGCGCACGCTATATCGCCAGTATGCCGGCTACGCGCTCGGGTGAAAAAACCATCGTGCTGGTGGTGCGCACCGCCTCGGACCGCATGTTGCTGCTGGCCGACTATCGTGCCGATGTGTGGTGGGCAGCGGGGATCGGCACCCTGCTGGCTACGCTGCTGAGTTATTTCCTGGTGCGCAGCGGCTTATCTCCCTTGCGCATGATGGCGGCGCAGACGCGCGCCATTTCCGCCCACAAGCTCGACACCCGGCTCGACCTGCAGGCCGCCCCGCGCGAGCTGCACGAGATCGTGCAATCCTTCAACGAAATGTTGGACCGCCTGCATCGCAGCTTCCAGCAATTGAGCCAGTTCTCGGCCGATCTGGCGCATGACGTGCGCACCCCCCTCAACAATCTCATGGTGCAGACCCAGGTGGCGCTGGGCAAGCCGCGTGGCATTGATGAGTACCAGGCGCTGCTCAGTTCCAACATCGAGGAATACGAACGGCTCTCGCGCATGATGGAGAGCATGTTGTTCCTGGCCCGTGCCGACAATGCCCACGTGGTATTGCAGCTGCAGGAGCTGGATGTGGCGGAGGAACTGAGCCGCATCGCCGAGTATTTCGAGGGTATTGCCGAGGAGGCGCAGGTGCGCATTGCCGTCAGCGGCGCCGGGCACCTGCGGGCCGATACCATGCTGCTGCGTCGGGCGGTGGGCAACCTGGTGGCCAATGCGATTCGCTATACGCCTGCTGACGGTGTCATTACCTTGCAGGCCAGCCTGACCGAAGGGGCTACCATCATCGAGGTGGCCAATCCTGGCCCCGGCATCCCGCCCGACCAGGTCGAGCGCATCTTCGATCGCTTCTACCGCGCCGATCCCTCGCGCAGCAGCGCCGGCGGCTCCAGCGGATTGGGGCTGGCCATCGTGCGCACCATCATGGCATTGCATGGAGGACAGGCCAGCGTGCACAGCGAACCGGGGCGGCAGACGGTTTTTGTCCTGCGCTTTCCCACGGCGCAGGCGAGTTTGTCGGGCTAG
- a CDS encoding helix-turn-helix domain-containing protein: MKNQETPPSARVIFGQNVRRVRRLKEMSQEELAFRADISRTYLSEVERGERNISVDNMEALAIALEMELPDLMRISLLSLPSEDSR; the protein is encoded by the coding sequence ATGAAAAATCAAGAGACTCCACCGAGCGCCCGCGTCATCTTCGGACAAAACGTCCGCAGGGTACGCCGGCTGAAAGAGATGTCACAAGAAGAACTTGCCTTCCGTGCTGACATCAGTCGCACCTATCTCAGCGAAGTTGAACGCGGTGAGAGGAATATTTCCGTCGACAACATGGAAGCCCTGGCTATCGCGTTGGAAATGGAACTGCCCGACCTGATGCGCATCTCGCTGCTGTCATTGCCGAGTGAAGATTCACGCTGA
- a CDS encoding DUF445 domain-containing protein produces MDKHQALRHTKRWALGCLLGSAALFVAASLAPASTGSALLRAMAEAAMVGALADWFAVTALFRRIPLPLLARHTAIIPRNKERIADNLAVFVEEKFLSPQSLVNLVRRHDPAQRLSAWMADPDHAARLGHYMAQAVAGVLTLTDDRRIQAFVREALHTALGKLDLSRSLASILDTLTLDGRHQQLLDRAIVALAELLNREETRDFIAERMVDWLQREYPKIEKLLPSNWIGEKSAATLADILDKLLSGIAQDPHHSLRQAFDRQLASFITRLKQDPALRARAEQIKREVLQGEAVNAYVAGLWDSLRDWLRQDLERADSALHAQAAAATQWIGHALQDDVELRASLNKHLEQAVATLSPELAQLLTRHISDTIKQWDSAELSRQIELNIGRDLQYIRINGTLVGGLIGAVLFALSWLMQWLVHGV; encoded by the coding sequence ATGGACAAACATCAAGCCTTGCGTCACACCAAACGATGGGCCCTGGGATGCCTGCTAGGATCGGCAGCCTTGTTCGTGGCTGCCTCGCTGGCACCGGCCAGCACCGGCAGCGCTCTGCTGCGCGCCATGGCCGAAGCGGCCATGGTAGGCGCGCTGGCCGACTGGTTTGCGGTGACGGCATTGTTTCGACGTATTCCCCTGCCGCTGCTGGCACGGCATACGGCCATCATCCCGCGCAACAAGGAGCGCATCGCCGACAACCTGGCGGTGTTCGTGGAAGAAAAATTCCTGAGTCCGCAGTCGCTGGTGAATCTGGTGCGTCGGCATGACCCGGCGCAGCGCCTCTCGGCCTGGATGGCCGATCCTGACCATGCCGCCCGCCTGGGCCACTACATGGCGCAGGCAGTGGCGGGCGTGCTCACGCTCACCGACGACCGCCGCATCCAGGCCTTCGTGCGCGAGGCCTTGCATACCGCGCTGGGCAAGCTGGACCTGTCGCGCTCGCTGGCCAGCATCCTCGACACCCTGACCCTTGATGGCCGCCACCAGCAACTGCTGGACCGCGCCATCGTGGCCCTGGCCGAACTGCTCAACCGCGAAGAGACACGCGATTTCATCGCCGAGCGCATGGTCGACTGGCTGCAGCGCGAATATCCCAAGATCGAAAAACTGCTGCCCTCCAACTGGATCGGCGAGAAGTCCGCCGCCACTCTGGCCGATATCCTCGACAAGCTCTTGAGCGGCATCGCCCAGGATCCGCATCATTCGCTGCGCCAGGCCTTCGACCGTCAACTGGCCAGCTTCATCACACGCCTCAAGCAAGACCCGGCCCTGCGCGCGCGGGCCGAACAGATCAAGCGCGAAGTGCTGCAGGGCGAGGCCGTCAACGCCTATGTGGCCGGCCTGTGGGACAGCCTGCGCGATTGGCTGCGACAAGATCTGGAGCGAGCCGACTCAGCCCTGCACGCCCAAGCGGCTGCTGCCACCCAGTGGATAGGCCACGCCCTGCAGGACGATGTCGAACTGCGCGCCTCTCTGAACAAGCACCTGGAACAGGCGGTGGCCACCTTGAGCCCGGAACTGGCGCAACTGTTGACGCGCCACATCAGCGACACCATCAAGCAATGGGACAGCGCCGAACTGTCGCGCCAGATCGAACTGAACATCGGCCGCGACCTGCAATACATACGCATCAACGGCACCCTGGTCGGTGGTCTGATCGGGGCCGTGTTGTTCGCGCTGTCATGGTTGATGCAATGGCTGGTGCATGGTGTATGA
- a CDS encoding acyl-CoA synthetase, with protein MQDGNGDQQERTPYAWHIPEFFNIAIAACDRWADGSGRTAILCEESDGSLTTWSFDQLKTLSDQFANALAEAGIGRGDRIGIYLSQRIETVITHLAAYKLGAVTVPLFYLFGPQAIAYRLDNSEAVALVTDASGMDKLHLAGELPALKVVFCVEPSDIVLPQTTDFWDRLRAASPVLEPVMTRADEAAMIIYTSGTTGKAKGALHAHRVLLGHLPGVEVSHDSFPQPGDRFWTPADWAWIGGLLDVLLPALYHGVAVLARRLEKFDAETVFGLLARHQIRNVFFPPTALKMLRGTPDPRSRWPFSLRSVASGGETLGDDLIAWGREALGVTINEFYGQTECNLVVSSSSQLYPSASGSMGRAVPGHEVQIVDEEGHLLPRGQVGHIAIRAPDPVMFLRYWRNEDATREKFAGDFLLTGDLGNMDEAGYIRYLGRNDDVITSAGYRIGPAPIEECLMRHPAVRIAAVVGVKDALRTEVVKAFVVLKEGHAPGAALVAELQQHVRAQLAAHEYPRMIAFVDALPTTATGKIMRKTLKEMEP; from the coding sequence CTGCAGGACGGCAATGGCGATCAGCAAGAGCGGACGCCCTACGCATGGCACATCCCCGAGTTCTTCAACATCGCCATCGCCGCCTGCGATCGCTGGGCCGATGGCAGCGGTCGCACCGCCATCCTCTGCGAGGAGAGCGACGGCAGCCTCACCACCTGGAGCTTCGACCAGCTCAAGACCTTGAGCGACCAGTTCGCCAATGCGCTGGCCGAGGCCGGTATCGGGCGCGGGGATCGCATCGGCATCTACCTGTCGCAGCGCATCGAAACCGTCATCACCCACCTGGCCGCCTACAAGCTGGGCGCGGTGACGGTGCCGCTGTTCTACCTGTTCGGGCCGCAGGCCATCGCCTACCGGCTCGACAACAGCGAAGCGGTGGCGCTGGTGACCGATGCCAGCGGCATGGACAAGCTCCACCTGGCAGGCGAACTGCCGGCCTTGAAGGTGGTGTTCTGCGTGGAGCCGTCCGACATCGTGCTGCCGCAGACCACCGACTTCTGGGATCGCCTGCGCGCTGCCTCGCCGGTGCTGGAGCCGGTCATGACGCGCGCCGATGAGGCGGCCATGATCATCTATACCTCCGGCACGACCGGCAAGGCCAAGGGTGCGCTGCACGCGCATCGCGTGTTGCTGGGCCATCTGCCGGGGGTGGAGGTCTCGCACGACAGTTTTCCGCAACCGGGGGATCGCTTCTGGACTCCGGCTGACTGGGCCTGGATCGGGGGCTTGCTCGACGTGCTGCTGCCAGCGCTGTATCACGGCGTGGCGGTGCTGGCGCGGCGGCTGGAGAAGTTCGATGCCGAGACGGTCTTCGGTCTGCTGGCGCGGCATCAGATCCGCAATGTGTTCTTTCCGCCGACCGCCTTGAAGATGCTGCGCGGCACGCCCGATCCACGCTCGCGGTGGCCGTTCTCGCTGCGCAGCGTGGCCAGTGGCGGGGAGACGCTGGGTGACGACTTGATCGCCTGGGGCCGCGAGGCGCTGGGCGTGACCATCAACGAGTTCTATGGCCAGACCGAGTGCAACCTGGTGGTGTCCTCTTCCTCACAGCTCTATCCCAGCGCCTCGGGCAGCATGGGGCGGGCAGTACCGGGGCATGAGGTGCAGATCGTCGATGAAGAAGGCCATCTCCTGCCGCGCGGCCAAGTGGGTCACATCGCCATCCGCGCACCGGACCCGGTAATGTTCCTGCGCTACTGGCGCAATGAAGACGCCACGCGCGAGAAGTTCGCCGGTGACTTCCTGTTGACCGGTGACTTGGGCAACATGGATGAAGCCGGCTATATCCGCTATCTGGGGCGCAATGACGACGTCATCACCAGCGCCGGTTATCGCATCGGACCGGCGCCGATCGAGGAATGCCTGATGCGCCATCCGGCCGTGCGCATCGCGGCGGTGGTGGGGGTCAAGGATGCGCTGCGTACCGAGGTGGTGAAGGCTTTTGTCGTGCTCAAGGAGGGTCATGCGCCAGGAGCCGCACTGGTGGCGGAGCTGCAGCAGCACGTGCGCGCGCAACTGGCGGCACATGAATATCCGCGCATGATTGCCTTCGTCGATGCCTTGCCGACCACGGCCACCGGCAAGATCATGCGCAAGACGCTCAAGGAGATGGAGCCGTAG
- a CDS encoding type VI secretion system Vgr family protein: MTLTTALAAWTQSARAIRLRLPDSHQHLQETLLVTHVAGSESVCGALDYQLFCISTTSGLELKQFMALPLELQFVTDGGQLRTVCGFVAEATEGQLDEGLARYRLVLRDALALMGQRINTRVFLHASEQDITQVMLQEWRQRNALLASSFEVDWSLMSELGPAREFTMQHNESDADFLRRLWKRRGISWFIRPGEPLAPNQSHSARHTLVLFNEAFELPRNVAQMVRYRRDHAPQEQDRILRWSATRQLRPGSVSRHAWDHVPAAAMRSHVDMRVDQGELGNRFASILDDYLIDVPHIGEDHEDYQQLGQLRMQRHAYEAKCFHAESDVRALRVGEWIAVEDHPELERHPAHEREFILTRLEVYAENNLPAALDEHLQSSGALAGWPLAPELAALRQRCHAQGRRYLNRFDCVRRGTPILPAFDPRRDLPRPRLQNAHVVGPAGEELYCDALGRVKLRFPGTRIEDHAHANGAGANDSERDSAWVRVTSYWAGSQWGAISLPRIGDEVIVDFLGGDPDKPIVVGRVYSGLALPPSFSQIGSLPGNRFLAGIKSKEVQGYRYNQLRLDDTPHQISAQLSSEHGHSELNLGWLTHLRHEGHGEARGVGAELRTDEALALRGGRGVLISAAARERASGGQLDRQEMLGLLRVLQDVQQQLAELAKTHDAGSTEAKTFQALREQLAGWEAGSNTDAQGSGGGKPVVAVTAPAGVAITSEDGVAIGAQTQVDIISVGNTQLSVGKRLLARVAESISLFAQRLGIKLVAARGKLELTTHADDIEASSAKRIVLSAADEIVLQAPKLRLLAEGAQIDLGGGAITQQSSGDHVIRSADFHHLNGADAQPPGVPMPASQMRTDERFILARRGIGRPHVRQRYRIELDDGSVIEGVTDEQGRTVLSQDMALRIARLRIVKE; this comes from the coding sequence ATGACCCTCACCACCGCGTTGGCCGCCTGGACCCAGTCGGCGCGCGCCATCCGCCTGCGTTTGCCAGACTCGCACCAGCACCTGCAGGAAACACTGTTGGTCACCCATGTGGCCGGCAGCGAATCCGTCTGCGGTGCGCTGGACTATCAACTGTTCTGCATCTCGACTACCTCCGGTCTGGAGCTCAAGCAATTCATGGCGCTGCCGCTCGAATTGCAGTTCGTGACCGACGGTGGGCAGTTGCGTACGGTCTGCGGCTTCGTCGCCGAAGCCACCGAGGGCCAACTCGATGAAGGGCTGGCGCGCTACCGCCTGGTGCTGCGCGACGCACTGGCGCTGATGGGCCAGCGCATCAATACCCGCGTCTTCCTGCACGCCAGCGAGCAGGACATCACCCAGGTGATGCTGCAGGAATGGCGCCAACGCAATGCTTTGCTGGCCAGCAGTTTCGAGGTGGATTGGTCGCTGATGAGCGAGCTTGGCCCGGCGCGCGAATTCACCATGCAGCATAACGAATCCGACGCCGACTTTCTGCGCCGCCTGTGGAAGCGGCGCGGCATCAGCTGGTTCATCCGTCCCGGTGAGCCGCTCGCGCCGAACCAAAGCCACAGTGCGCGCCATACCCTGGTGCTGTTCAATGAGGCCTTTGAGCTGCCGCGCAACGTCGCGCAGATGGTGCGTTATCGGCGCGACCATGCGCCCCAGGAGCAGGACCGCATCCTCCGATGGAGCGCCACGCGCCAGCTGCGGCCCGGCAGCGTGAGTCGTCATGCCTGGGACCATGTGCCCGCTGCGGCCATGCGCAGCCATGTCGATATGCGCGTGGACCAGGGCGAGCTGGGCAACCGGTTTGCCTCCATTCTCGATGACTATCTGATCGACGTCCCGCACATCGGCGAGGACCACGAGGACTATCAGCAGTTGGGCCAGTTGCGGATGCAGCGTCACGCCTACGAAGCCAAGTGCTTCCACGCCGAATCGGACGTGCGCGCGCTGCGCGTGGGCGAATGGATCGCGGTGGAAGACCACCCGGAACTGGAGCGCCACCCTGCGCATGAGCGCGAGTTCATCCTGACCCGGCTGGAGGTCTATGCCGAAAACAATCTCCCGGCTGCGCTGGACGAACATCTGCAGTCCTCGGGCGCGCTGGCCGGCTGGCCCCTTGCGCCGGAGCTGGCAGCGCTGCGCCAGCGTTGTCATGCGCAAGGCCGGCGCTACCTCAATCGCTTCGACTGCGTACGCCGCGGCACGCCGATCCTGCCGGCCTTCGACCCGCGCCGCGACCTGCCCAGGCCGCGTCTGCAGAACGCGCACGTGGTCGGCCCGGCAGGTGAAGAGTTGTATTGCGACGCACTGGGCCGCGTCAAGCTGCGCTTCCCCGGCACGCGCATCGAAGATCACGCCCATGCCAACGGCGCCGGCGCCAATGATAGCGAACGCGATTCGGCCTGGGTGCGCGTGACCAGTTACTGGGCTGGCAGCCAGTGGGGAGCGATCAGCCTGCCGCGCATCGGCGATGAGGTCATCGTCGACTTCCTGGGCGGTGATCCTGACAAGCCCATCGTGGTTGGCCGCGTCTACAGCGGCCTGGCCTTGCCGCCTTCCTTCAGCCAGATCGGCAGCCTGCCCGGCAACCGCTTCCTGGCAGGCATCAAGAGCAAGGAAGTCCAGGGCTACCGCTACAACCAGCTGCGACTGGACGACACGCCGCATCAGATCAGCGCGCAACTGTCTTCGGAGCATGGCCACAGCGAACTGAACCTGGGCTGGCTCACCCATCTGCGCCACGAAGGCCATGGCGAGGCCCGCGGCGTGGGCGCTGAGTTGCGCACCGATGAAGCGCTGGCCCTGCGTGGAGGACGAGGCGTGCTCATCAGCGCTGCCGCACGCGAGCGCGCCAGCGGCGGCCAACTCGACCGCCAGGAAATGCTGGGCCTGCTGCGCGTGCTGCAGGATGTCCAGCAGCAGTTGGCCGAGCTGGCCAAGACCCATGACGCCGGCAGCACCGAGGCCAAGACCTTTCAGGCACTGCGCGAGCAGCTTGCAGGCTGGGAGGCCGGCAGCAACACCGATGCCCAGGGCAGTGGCGGCGGCAAGCCCGTGGTCGCCGTCACCGCCCCGGCGGGCGTGGCCATCACCAGCGAGGACGGCGTGGCCATCGGGGCGCAGACCCAGGTCGACATCATCAGCGTGGGCAACACCCAGCTCTCGGTGGGCAAGCGACTGCTGGCACGCGTGGCCGAGAGCATCAGCCTGTTTGCCCAGCGTCTGGGCATCAAGCTGGTGGCCGCACGCGGCAAGCTGGAGTTGACCACCCATGCCGACGATATCGAAGCCAGCTCGGCCAAGCGCATCGTCCTGAGCGCCGCCGATGAAATCGTGCTGCAGGCCCCCAAGTTGCGGCTGCTGGCCGAGGGCGCGCAGATCGACCTGGGCGGTGGCGCGATCACCCAGCAGAGCAGTGGCGACCACGTCATCCGCTCGGCTGACTTCCATCATTTGAACGGTGCCGACGCACAGCCTCCGGGTGTGCCAATGCCGGCCAGCCAGATGCGCACCGATGAACGCTTCATCCTGGCGCGGCGTGGCATTGGGCGCCCGCATGTGCGCCAGCGTTACCGCATCGAGCTCGATGACGGCAGCGTCATCGAAGGCGTCACCGATGAGCAGGGCCGCACGGTGTTGAGCCAGGACATGGCTTTGCGTATCGCGCGCTTGCGCATAGTGAAGGAGTAG